The Methylomicrobium agile genome has a segment encoding these proteins:
- a CDS encoding type I restriction endonuclease subunit R: MAFLSEAEVEQTLLEQLRGLGYAVASDESIGPDGSAPERDSHDVAVLHKRLEDAVLRLNPNLPPDARADVLRKLTQSVFPALLEENRRLHTLLVEGVDVEYLGKDGVLTAGKVTLLDFEQPECNDWLAVNQFVVINGQVNRRPDVVLFVNGLPLSVIELKAPGSAGAHLAGAFNQLQTYKRQIPALFHTNALLVMSDGIAARVGPLSADLERFMPWRTTDGKDIAAKGTPELATLIEGVFEHQRFLDLLRWFTVFGERDSGLVKIIAGYHQFHAVNLAVESTVRAAAQIQDMAEDPANYGLPSVRDQKPGDRRAGVIWHTQGSGKSLLMAFYAGRLVKHLAMENPTLVVLTDRNDLDDQLFATFSMCRDLIRQTPVQAEGREHLQQLLARASGGVIFTTLQKFGEVDGPLTMRRNVVVIADEAHRSQYGFRAKVDAKTGEVSYGFAKYLRDALPNASLIGFTGTPIEAADVNTPAVFGNYIDVYDISRAVEDGATVPIYYESRLARIELDEDEKPKLDAEVEALTEEEAVTEQEKLKAKWATVEKLVGSEKRLALVAKDLVAHFEDRLAALDGKAMAVCMSRRICVALYDAIVKLRPDWHSADDTAGAVKIVMTGAASDLHEWQQHIGNKVRCELLAKRARDAKDPLKLVIVRDMWLTGFDAPCMHTMYVDKPMQGHGLMQAIARVNRVFRDKPAGLIVDYIGIAQSLKSALAQYSARDQETTGVDEAEAVAVLMEKYEVVHDMYHGFDYVTALNGTPRQRLAMMAGAIEWILDKQQQWAAAETTDEGKKNAQRRYQGAVLALSKAYALASASDEARGIREEVGFFQAIRAALVKSATGSGITSQERDFAIQQIVSRAVVSTEIVDILKAAGIQSPDISILSDEFLAEVRQMGKKNLALEALRKLINDGIRSRSKANIVETRAFSERLEDAVARYHANAITTAEVLQELIQLAKDIRAARQRGEEQGLSDEEIAFYDALAENESAVQAMGDDKLKVIAHELLVNLKSNISVDWAHRESARARLRVLVKRILRKYGYPPDLQDAAVQTVLQQAEALSAGWI; the protein is encoded by the coding sequence ATGGCCTTTCTGTCCGAAGCCGAAGTCGAACAAACCCTGCTGGAACAACTGCGCGGGCTGGGCTACGCCGTTGCGTCTGACGAGTCCATCGGCCCCGACGGCAGCGCGCCGGAACGCGACAGCCACGATGTCGCGGTGCTGCACAAGCGGCTGGAAGACGCCGTGCTGCGGCTCAACCCGAACCTGCCGCCGGACGCGCGCGCCGATGTGCTGCGCAAATTGACCCAATCCGTCTTCCCCGCCCTGCTGGAAGAAAACCGCCGCCTCCACACGTTGCTGGTTGAAGGCGTGGACGTGGAATATCTCGGCAAGGATGGCGTGCTGACGGCGGGCAAAGTTACGCTATTGGATTTCGAGCAGCCGGAATGCAACGACTGGCTGGCGGTCAACCAGTTCGTGGTCATCAACGGCCAGGTCAACCGCAGGCCGGACGTGGTGCTGTTCGTCAACGGCCTGCCGCTGTCGGTGATCGAACTGAAGGCGCCGGGCAGCGCGGGCGCCCATCTGGCGGGCGCGTTCAACCAGTTGCAGACCTACAAGCGGCAGATTCCGGCGCTGTTCCACACCAATGCGCTGCTGGTCATGTCCGACGGCATCGCCGCGCGCGTGGGGCCGCTGTCCGCCGATCTGGAACGCTTCATGCCGTGGCGCACCACGGATGGCAAGGACATTGCGGCTAAAGGCACGCCGGAATTGGCGACGTTGATTGAAGGCGTGTTTGAGCATCAACGTTTTCTGGATTTGTTGCGCTGGTTCACGGTGTTTGGCGAGCGCGACTCCGGTTTGGTAAAAATCATTGCCGGTTATCACCAGTTCCATGCGGTGAACCTGGCGGTGGAATCCACGGTGCGCGCGGCGGCGCAAATACAGGACATGGCCGAAGACCCGGCGAATTATGGTTTGCCTTCCGTGCGCGATCAGAAACCGGGCGACCGCAGAGCCGGCGTGATCTGGCACACGCAGGGTTCCGGCAAGAGCCTGCTGATGGCTTTCTACGCCGGGCGGCTGGTGAAGCACCTGGCGATGGAGAATCCGACGCTGGTCGTGCTGACCGATCGCAACGATCTGGACGACCAGTTGTTCGCCACCTTCTCGATGTGCCGCGACCTGATCCGCCAGACGCCGGTACAGGCCGAAGGCCGCGAGCATTTGCAGCAACTGTTGGCGAGGGCATCGGGCGGCGTGATTTTCACCACCTTGCAGAAATTCGGCGAGGTGGACGGGCCTTTGACCATGCGCCGCAACGTGGTCGTCATCGCCGATGAAGCGCACCGTTCGCAGTACGGCTTTCGGGCGAAGGTGGACGCGAAGACCGGCGAAGTGTCCTACGGCTTCGCCAAATACCTGCGCGACGCCTTGCCCAATGCCTCGTTAATCGGCTTCACCGGTACCCCCATCGAGGCGGCGGACGTGAACACTCCGGCGGTGTTCGGCAATTACATCGACGTGTACGACATCAGCCGGGCGGTGGAAGACGGCGCGACGGTGCCGATCTACTACGAATCGCGGCTGGCGCGCATCGAACTGGACGAAGACGAAAAGCCGAAGCTCGACGCCGAGGTGGAGGCATTGACCGAGGAAGAGGCCGTCACCGAGCAGGAAAAACTGAAGGCGAAATGGGCGACGGTCGAAAAGCTGGTCGGCAGCGAAAAACGCCTCGCGCTGGTGGCAAAGGATTTGGTGGCGCATTTCGAGGACAGGCTGGCCGCGCTGGATGGCAAGGCAATGGCCGTGTGCATGAGCCGCCGTATCTGCGTGGCGTTGTACGACGCCATCGTCAAGCTGCGCCCGGACTGGCACAGCGCCGACGACACTGCCGGAGCGGTCAAGATCGTGATGACCGGCGCGGCCAGCGATCTGCACGAATGGCAGCAGCACATCGGCAACAAGGTCCGGTGCGAGCTGCTCGCCAAGCGCGCCCGCGATGCGAAAGATCCGCTGAAGCTGGTGATCGTGCGCGACATGTGGCTGACCGGCTTCGATGCGCCGTGCATGCACACGATGTACGTGGACAAGCCGATGCAGGGCCACGGACTGATGCAGGCCATCGCCCGCGTGAATCGCGTGTTCCGCGACAAGCCTGCGGGCCTGATCGTGGATTACATCGGCATCGCGCAAAGCCTGAAATCGGCGCTGGCGCAGTATTCGGCGCGCGATCAGGAAACCACGGGCGTTGACGAAGCCGAAGCTGTCGCGGTGTTGATGGAAAAGTACGAAGTGGTGCATGACATGTACCACGGTTTCGACTACGTCACGGCCTTGAACGGCACGCCGCGGCAGCGGTTAGCGATGATGGCCGGAGCCATCGAATGGATACTCGACAAACAGCAGCAATGGGCGGCAGCTGAAACCACTGACGAAGGCAAGAAGAACGCCCAGCGCCGCTATCAGGGTGCGGTGCTGGCCTTGTCCAAGGCGTATGCGCTGGCATCGGCCTCGGACGAAGCGCGCGGCATCCGCGAGGAAGTGGGTTTCTTCCAGGCCATCCGCGCCGCGCTGGTCAAGTCGGCCACCGGCTCCGGCATCACCTCGCAGGAACGTGATTTCGCCATCCAGCAGATCGTCAGCCGCGCGGTGGTCTCGACCGAAATCGTGGACATCCTGAAGGCGGCGGGTATCCAGTCGCCGGACATTTCCATCCTGTCCGACGAATTCCTCGCCGAAGTGCGGCAGATGGGCAAGAAGAATCTGGCGCTGGAAGCGTTGCGCAAGCTCATCAACGACGGCATCCGCTCGCGCAGCAAGGCCAATATCGTCGAGACGCGGGCGTTTTCGGAACGGCTGGAAGATGCCGTGGCGCGCTACCACGCCAATGCCATCACCACCGCCGAGGTGTTGCAGGAACTAATCCAATTGGCGAAGGATATCCGCGCCGCCCGGCAACGCGGCGAGGAGCAGGGCCTGAGCGACGAGGAAATCGCCTTCTACGACGCGCTGGCCGAGAACGAATCGGCGGTTCAGGCGATGGGCGACGATAAGCTCAAAGTCATCGCCCACGAACTGCTGGTCAACCTGAAAAGCAACATCTCGGTAGACTGGGCGCACCGTGAATCCGCCCGCGCCCGGCTGCGCGTGCTGGTCAAGCGCATCCTGCGCAAGTACGGCTACCCGCCCGACTTGCAGGACGCGGCGGTACAGACCGTGTTGCAACAGGCCGAGGCGCTCTCGGCCGGATGGATTTAG
- a CDS encoding Fic family protein: MPAYQPPFQLTHRMTAQMSRISELLGEWNAINRNTLVPQLRRGNRIRSLHASLAIEQNTLTLEQVTAVLDGRIVLGSPREIQEVRNAFAAYEAMERWLPHRAEDVLAAHALMMAALVDDAGRWRRGSVGVMAGDKLVHMAPPARRVPDLMHDLLHWLETTDAHPLIASTAFHYEFEFIHPFSDGNGRMGRLWQTLILSRWQPMLAYLPVETVIKRRQQEYYDQLGMADAKADCSGFIEFLLDAIETGLRDAIQIENAEKTPVETPVETPVEKSAKTPQRILALLRQQPELTLADIAQAIGRSPRAVERAAAKLQTEGKLRYHGPKKGGRWMVLDDDKAKGRR, translated from the coding sequence ATGCCCGCCTACCAGCCGCCTTTCCAGTTGACCCACCGCATGACCGCGCAGATGTCGCGTATCTCCGAATTACTGGGCGAATGGAACGCGATTAATCGGAATACACTGGTGCCGCAACTGCGTCGTGGCAACCGTATCCGCAGCCTGCATGCTTCGCTGGCGATCGAGCAGAACACGCTGACGCTGGAACAGGTCACGGCGGTGCTGGACGGCCGAATCGTGCTGGGTTCGCCGCGCGAAATCCAGGAAGTACGCAATGCCTTCGCGGCTTACGAGGCGATGGAACGGTGGCTACCGCATCGCGCCGAGGATGTGTTGGCCGCCCATGCGTTGATGATGGCGGCACTGGTCGATGATGCCGGACGTTGGCGGCGCGGCAGCGTTGGCGTGATGGCGGGCGACAAACTGGTGCACATGGCTCCGCCCGCCCGTCGCGTACCGGACTTGATGCACGATTTGCTGCACTGGCTGGAGACGACGGACGCGCATCCGCTGATCGCCTCGACCGCGTTCCATTACGAATTCGAGTTCATCCACCCTTTCAGCGACGGCAACGGGCGCATGGGGCGCTTGTGGCAAACCCTGATCCTGAGTCGCTGGCAGCCGATGCTGGCTTATCTGCCGGTAGAAACGGTCATCAAGCGCCGCCAGCAGGAGTACTACGACCAACTGGGCATGGCGGATGCGAAAGCCGATTGCTCCGGTTTTATCGAGTTTTTGCTGGATGCCATCGAGACGGGTTTGCGGGATGCCATTCAGATCGAAAATGCAGAAAAGACGCCGGTAGAAACGCCGGTAGAAACACCGGTAGAAAAGTCCGCCAAGACGCCACAACGGATTCTGGCCCTGCTTCGGCAACAGCCGGAATTGACGCTGGCCGACATCGCGCAAGCCATCGGACGTTCGCCGCGCGCCGTGGAGCGCGCCGCCGCCAAGCTGCAAACCGAAGGCAAGCTGCGTTACCACGGCCCGAAAAAAGGCGGGCGTTGGATGGTGCTGGATGACGACAAAGCCAAAGGAAGGCGCTGA
- a CDS encoding transposase, which yields MTNGNSKNRRRSIRLKGYDYSQAGAYFITICTGGRACLFGEIAGTEMRLNDAGQMAQQCWRAIPDHFPLVELDEFVIMPNHVHGILWIAGVGANNHSPLHSPLPPSRSPQHPRGTSKTIGSVVRGFKIGVTKWMRENHFDGSVWQRNYYEHVIRDDESLNLIRQYILDNPAQWMNDHDNPAVGANNHSPLQDNHSPLQSDGNRKEPR from the coding sequence GTGACGAACGGTAATTCAAAAAACCGCCGCCGGTCAATCCGCCTAAAAGGATATGACTATTCGCAGGCTGGGGCGTATTTCATTACCATCTGCACCGGTGGACGCGCCTGCCTGTTTGGTGAAATCGCAGGTACGGAAATGCGGTTGAATGATGCGGGGCAAATGGCGCAACAGTGTTGGCGCGCCATTCCCGATCATTTTCCGTTGGTGGAATTGGACGAATTTGTGATCATGCCGAATCACGTTCACGGGATTTTGTGGATCGCTGGGGTAGGGGCGAATAATCATTCGCCCCTACATTCGCCCCTCCCTCCGTCACGTTCACCACAACATCCGCGGGGGACGTCAAAAACCATTGGCTCGGTGGTTCGCGGTTTCAAAATCGGCGTGACCAAATGGATGCGGGAAAACCATTTCGATGGTTCCGTCTGGCAGCGGAATTATTACGAACACGTCATCCGCGACGATGAATCCCTGAATCTCATCCGGCAATATATTCTCGACAATCCGGCGCAATGGATGAACGATCATGACAATCCGGCTGTAGGGGCGAATAATCATTCGCCCCTACAGGATAATCATTCGCCCCTACAGAGTGACGGCAACCGCAAGGAACCGCGCTGA
- a CDS encoding restriction endonuclease subunit S codes for MASEWTSVTLGEVTKWLSGGTPNKATPEFWNGDIPWISANSMHDIRIDDSDLKITLQGLKSGSRWAKKDSVLLLVRGGALHNRLPVGIATRDVAFNQDVKALVADETKLDPWFLLYWLLANQEFLLESIVEFTGIGAGKLDTKRMQALEVKLPPLEVQREILGIVKTLDDRIDNLRRTNATLQAISSALFKSWFVDFAQPVGANNYSPLHHSPLHGVPQEDMQESELGLIPKGWRVASLDAIADYLNGLALQKFPPESETEFLPVIKIAQLRAGNTDGADRASARIKSEYIVEDGDVLFSWSGSLEVEVWTGGRGALNQHLFKITSREVPKWFYYFATRQHLADFRAIAAGKATTMGHIQRGHLSAAKVAVPPPDEMAKADAVITPLFEQKINNALQARTLATLRDTLLPRLISGKLRVGVGANNYSPLPGASNTRTNIGNDVETNNHSILKSRPNISNMKVRRDER; via the coding sequence ATGGCATCTGAGTGGACTTCCGTCACGCTCGGTGAAGTGACGAAATGGCTTTCGGGCGGCACGCCCAACAAAGCCACGCCCGAATTTTGGAATGGCGACATTCCGTGGATAAGCGCCAACTCAATGCACGACATTCGCATTGACGACTCGGACTTGAAAATCACGCTGCAAGGTCTTAAAAGCGGCTCGCGCTGGGCGAAGAAAGATTCCGTATTGCTGTTGGTTCGCGGCGGTGCACTTCACAATCGGCTACCTGTTGGCATTGCAACTCGCGATGTTGCGTTCAATCAGGATGTCAAAGCACTGGTTGCAGATGAGACGAAGCTCGACCCGTGGTTTTTGCTCTACTGGCTTCTCGCAAATCAAGAGTTCCTTCTTGAATCCATCGTTGAGTTCACAGGCATAGGCGCTGGCAAGCTCGATACCAAGCGTATGCAGGCACTTGAAGTGAAGCTGCCGCCGCTAGAAGTACAGAGAGAAATTCTCGGCATAGTGAAAACGCTCGACGACCGCATCGACAACCTGCGCCGAACCAACGCCACGCTGCAAGCCATCTCTAGCGCGTTGTTCAAGTCGTGGTTCGTGGATTTCGCGCAACCCGTAGGGGCGAATAATTATTCGCCCCTACATCATTCGCCCCTACACGGCGTGCCGCAAGAGGACATGCAGGAATCGGAACTGGGCTTGATTCCGAAGGGGTGGCGGGTGGCTTCTCTCGACGCGATTGCGGACTACCTCAACGGTCTGGCGCTGCAAAAATTTCCGCCCGAAAGCGAGACCGAGTTCCTGCCCGTCATCAAAATCGCCCAGCTTCGTGCGGGCAACACCGACGGAGCGGACAGGGCCAGCGCGCGCATCAAGTCCGAATACATCGTCGAGGATGGCGATGTGCTGTTCTCGTGGTCGGGTTCGCTGGAGGTCGAGGTGTGGACGGGCGGGCGCGGCGCGTTGAACCAGCACCTATTCAAGATTACCTCGCGCGAAGTGCCCAAGTGGTTCTACTACTTCGCTACACGCCAGCACCTTGCGGACTTTCGCGCCATCGCCGCAGGCAAGGCCACCACGATGGGGCATATCCAGCGCGGCCACCTCAGTGCCGCCAAAGTTGCCGTGCCGCCGCCGGATGAAATGGCGAAGGCAGATGCCGTCATCACGCCACTGTTCGAGCAGAAAATCAACAACGCATTGCAAGCGCGAACCCTCGCCACCCTGCGCGACACCCTACTGCCGAGGCTGATCTCCGGCAAGCTGCGGGTGGGTGTAGGGGCGAATAATTATTCGCCCCTACCGGGTGCGTCGAACACACGGACGAATATCGGAAATGACGTGGAAACGAATAATCATTCGATCCTGAAATCCCGGCCTAACATATCGAATATGAAGGTACGACGTGACGAACGGTAA
- a CDS encoding virulence RhuM family protein — translation MASKKKTEVSLTRSSAAEYLTFVAASGEGGVEAVYADENVWLTQKMMGTLYNVETHTINYHLKKIFSDSELEESAVIRNFRITAADGKTYDTKHYNLKAIIAVGYKVNSERAVQFRKWATDVVSEFAIKAYVMDAERLKSGSVLTTQYFEEQLERVREIRMSERKFYQKITDIYSAALDYDRNAATTKRFFASVRNKMHYAIHGHTAAEVIVARADAYKQFMGLTTWKDAPHGKIQKYDVSVAKNYLSAFELEQLERMVSAYLDFAESMAKRHIPLTMEDWETRLNSFIELFDYGLLKDAGKVTAEIAKLHAETEFEKYRIVQDRLFESDFDRFLALERQTQAIAKPAKAVKPKGKKP, via the coding sequence ATGGCCTCTAAGAAAAAAACGGAAGTCAGCCTCACCCGCAGTTCGGCTGCTGAATACCTGACTTTCGTGGCTGCGAGCGGCGAAGGCGGGGTCGAGGCGGTCTATGCCGACGAAAACGTATGGCTGACCCAGAAGATGATGGGTACGCTCTACAACGTGGAAACACACACCATCAACTACCACTTGAAGAAAATCTTCTCCGACAGCGAACTGGAGGAGTCGGCAGTTATTCGAAATTTTCGAATAACTGCGGCGGACGGCAAGACCTACGACACCAAGCACTACAACCTCAAGGCCATCATCGCCGTGGGTTACAAGGTCAACAGCGAGCGTGCCGTGCAGTTCCGCAAATGGGCTACCGACGTGGTGTCGGAGTTCGCCATCAAAGCCTACGTGATGGATGCCGAACGGTTGAAGTCCGGCAGCGTGCTGACCACGCAATACTTCGAGGAGCAACTGGAGCGCGTCCGTGAAATACGGATGTCCGAGCGTAAGTTCTATCAGAAGATCACCGACATCTATTCCGCCGCGCTGGACTACGACCGCAACGCCGCCACCACCAAACGCTTCTTCGCCAGCGTGCGGAACAAAATGCACTACGCCATCCACGGCCACACGGCAGCCGAGGTCATCGTGGCGCGCGCCGATGCCTACAAGCAGTTCATGGGCTTGACCACCTGGAAAGATGCGCCCCACGGCAAGATCCAGAAATACGATGTTTCGGTTGCCAAGAACTACCTTTCGGCGTTCGAGCTGGAGCAACTGGAACGCATGGTTTCGGCCTACCTGGATTTCGCCGAGAGCATGGCCAAGCGCCACATCCCGCTGACGATGGAGGATTGGGAAACGCGGCTCAACAGCTTCATCGAACTGTTCGACTATGGGCTATTGAAGGACGCCGGCAAAGTGACGGCGGAAATCGCCAAGCTGCACGCCGAAACCGAGTTCGAGAAATACCGCATCGTGCAGGACCGGCTGTTCGAGAGCGACTTCGACCGCTTTCTGGCGCTGGAGCGGCAGACACAGGCGATTGCCAAGCCTGCCAAGGCGGTAAAGCCGAAGGGGAAGAAGCCATGA